The genome window CTTGGATCTTGCTTGTTCAGGATGAGGACGGGAAGCTGCAAAACAATTCAGCCAAAAATTCTGGCTGAGTGTTTCTAATTTTTCTAATGATTTCAACCTATAATTTTCTTACGACTGCTGCCCGTGTAGGATTGATCCAGGTCCGTTCCCCACCTGTAAACGACAGACTGAGAgactttcattattatcatcactgcttaatcatCACACATCTCtctatctgtgtttgtgtgaacaatcctttcttaaaagcagaaaatgacattgtagttgtttttcggctgatcaacacaaaacctttttcctatgattATTTTTCTTCGTCTACAAtgtaatttgtctctttttcactctttttttttccccttcacaaTAGCTTGTGATCTGCAAAATCACTGCTCTCACTCACAATCAAAGGCAattacttttgcacagtgcacaaaaacactgtgatgtcagacacattcacactcactttttcatctACATAAATAAACCATATGGCTGGAGATATGCGCCATGGTGATCCATAGGCATGATcaccagtttatttaattatttttaatccaacaaaacaaataaacaaaaactgatgctacacacacacgagtcaaggtgcagaaaaactgctcatggaaacgctgcacactctctgtttccctctctttgagcAGCTCTCAGACAGCTCTtgatctgataatgtgtagcttgctcatcagctcaaaaaacaaaaacaaaactgcaacgcgacatcacacagtagttgcagcatattagttgttttcacaggcGTGCTGTATATCTCAACAATGGCTCATAATAAGACGACAGTCtttcacacaggtcaagtgcctctatgcacttcattagtttaaatatttacctatatcacttcacctcacatgtcattgtactgaatttaagcaaccacaagcttaatgtagattacttttaacaactatccaccTCAATTACGTCCATGGTCTGGCACACAGGCTGTTAACattttgtgtcaggaaggggtggggggaaagcCACCCACCAGAGCACagctgctgatgtgggctggccttTTCCACACACTCTTCaaggctggtgtgttttctgaaaacttctaaCATTTGAATCTCTTCCATTTATAAGCCTGCGATTAACCGCACGGCTCAGGTCCGCGTGAAACCCGCGCGACCGCATTCGCGTGCACCCACGCAGCTGTGGAGccttcgctctctctcttttatacataaatactttgtgctgccaggagcaAAGTCCAGCACAAACGTCTTTCTCCCTCTAACTCATTCTTGGTTGCTTAGAAaccataataacaacaacaactgctgacGTCACACACCACGCgttctgctccgcacacactcacacacaacaacaacaacgagaCGACGACGAAAATGACAAtaacacaaaataggcctactCCGGACTCACACCGGACCGCTCGGGACCCTGACCCAGCTGTGGGACGCTCACCCACTCGCGCGACAAAACCCAATGAAGGGACGCTCGGGACACACACCCAGGGCGATTTCAAAACCGGACACACACCGGACGCTTGGGACCCTTGGGCGATTTAACCAAAACTTCTTTTTCGGGACACTAACCCAGTTATCGCTCCACAAAGCAGCGAACTTCTCAACGCCTCACAAAATGGCAGAGACTGCACAACAacacggttatagagtcggCCTCTTTAAACTTACTTGGCGTTGCTTAGCGTGTAATATCAGCCTGAATCCCGCCGATCGCCATTCATCGAGGAGAAGGACAGACAGCgaatccacaggaacttcctggctgacgtcagtctttcagcgtgcctctcccccccccccccccggtgaATGCGATCCCAGGGAGCCGgcatcgaaggaccaattaatgataggtttgtagcataaaccctattcgctggaacgttgaagacaatataattacactgcaaagcaagacacaaggttctggtttactcatgcatgagggaggtGTCTGgctggagccaagtgtcgtcccaccacttgacctccgtcagagactctcagccaggctccccatagcactccttttattgtggttacatgaatatgcataggttcattaacatatgacgtcttacataggtatacatgtgaacaaagaatactgtgtgtgtgtgtgtgtgtgtgtgtgtgtgtgtgtgtgtgtgtgtgtgtgtgtaggtgtgtgtgtgtgtatgtaggtcaagatgtgaccctgtgaagccTCCCTAAAGCTAGTGCCAGGATGTCTGAGTCCAtctaacaaaaggctcttatacttaaacagatatacatgtgcttgctataccataaatcaacaagaaaagataaaCTCTCCTAGGGAGTATGTGATTTATACCAAGGACACTCTAGAAGAACGGATGCACTCCCTAACACACAGAGCTGTTACTTTAGGATGAAACATCCTTTCAATCCACCAATGATTATATacacttctaagcatatatgagtaaatatttctaagcataaatgacaatcaacaatacaaatctaacacctaccagtggctggacaaagctggactgaaagacagcacagaggcactaatcatggcagcacaagaacaagctctgagcacaagatccatagaggctggggtgtCATGGTCTACGGTGGGTGGCTGGAGTTTCCATTAGGCTCCTGAACTGACCTGGGATCCGCCCCTGGGCAGGGCCAACTCCAGCTCCTGCACACCTGGAGCCTATTGCAGGCTATCAAGCCAGAGGGATTTAAACCACACATCGATGTTCACTCACTGCCAGTTCGTCATCAACCCATGTTGGTAACAGGTCTTGTGTTTCAAGTTCTCGCTGTGATTCATCTTACTAACTAAGACTCTTTTGTGCTACAGTCGTTGTACCCACCCTGGCTCACTCCACCTCCGGACTCGGAATACCTAGTGATCATTTTGGAAATCCCtctgtgcctcacctgcctgccctcctgccatcaCACTCCATCTGGGGCCCCGGATCTCAGGTCAGCCTTTCCACGCCACTCAGCCTCCCCTGGATCTTCATCATCCCCCTCTCAAACACTCCAGGTCCCTAACTGCAAAGTAAGAATTGCTGCTCTTATACTGGCCACTTCTGAGCTGCCTTCACTACCTGCCTAACTTCTATATCCTCTCCCCTCAGTGTGACTGTTCCCCACTCAGCTCCGTTCCACTTCTCAGGCCTCGTTCCCTCGCCCTAGCCACGTTCCCCTGGGCACGCCACACCAAGGCTCCACGTCtcgtcattttctgtctttgccacgtttccctttttttttgttccccttGCACTTAACCGTAATAAACTATTAAATCATCTACCGTCTCCGCTCTGGGTTCCTGCACCTGGGTCCTATTCAGTACCGGCCATCCGTCGCCGTGAcatggggtctatcacaccaggcaagaccccaggtgcaagctgtgtaaagatgccccagagacaatccagcacataacagcagggtgcaagatgctagcaggcaaggcatacatggaacgccataaccaagtggccggcatagtgtacaggaacatctgtgccgagtataacctggaagtcccgaggtcaaaatgggagatgcccccaagggtggtggagaatgaccgagctaagatcctgtgggacttccagatacagacggacaaaatggtggtggctaaccaaccggacatagtggtggtagacaaacagaagaagacggccgtagtgatcgatgtagcggttccgaatgacagcaatatcaggaagaaggaacacgagaagctggagaaataccaagggctcagagaagagctcgagaggatgtggagggtgaaggtaacggtggtccccgtggtaatcggagcactaggtgcggtgactcccaagctaggcgagtggctccagcagatcccgggaataacatcggagatctctgtccagaagagcgcagtcctgggaacagctaagatactgcgcaggaccctcaagctcccaggcctctggtagaggacccgagcttgaaggataaaaccgcccgcaggggcgtgctgggtgtatatatatatatatatatatatacccccccaaaagaaaaaaaaaatctgctcggttcatcaagacatcacatattttaaaaaagctagGCTCATTACAACCAGGGGGAACACCGCACTCCCGGCACATTGTGCCTCGACCTCCTGGTCGACGAGCCGGTGGCCTCTGAAGGATGCGCCCAAAACATTTGCGAGATCTTGCAGAAGTTTTGTGAGCACTCGCAAAAGttcatcttaatttttttttctgtcccttGTGTGGCTCCGTACTCCAGTCCTTGTCACATTcatactgttttaaaaaaactgttCATACTtgcaaataaactttttttgttcTGAGACAATAATATTACTCAAATTCACCAATAGTGAAAAGCTAGATTGTTACTATATAtctttcactttgatttgtcAGAGTGCTATTGCTTATCACAAATGAAAAAGACAGCTGTGGGATCAAAGTTTGGCCTCGTTTGGCTCAAGTGCACAGGTTTGACCCTCAATGTAAACATTAAAGGTCTAATAAAGTGCTGGGTAAGCAGTAAATTACTGTTTACGGGGAATGTTTGTGTGAGGGGATGTTTGTGTAAGCGAGTGAGTTTGCCCTTTAAAAAAACTTTGTGCATAATAACAGTGTCCTTGTTTAAGGTTAAAAGAGCGTATCAGCTGCTTTGCTGGTATTTTGGTTAGAGGCATCATGGGGAGAACTGTGGTGAAAATCACACTCATAGGACTCCTTTTTGCTTTGGCTTCCACGCTGCCAAACAAGGTAAGTTCAGTAGACCCAAAGGACCAAAAGAGCACTTCAAGGGAACAGAATAGAAGATAATGTAATATCCTTTGAAGTGAAGAAATACTGACTGTGTGCACATGTTTACTTTATCCTTTGTCTGAGATCAGGGTAAAAAGTGgtctattaatttattttaatgtttagaGCTTGGCATTTAATAAAGGTGTTGGTCAGTGCTAGGTTAAGGATAAATTGGCCTTTCTGATTATTTGATTAAGTGATTTATTCATATatatgtggggtttttttataaCTTGTAATACTGTCATGTTATTTGGACATTGGAAAGACCTGGAGAGAGTTAGGTTTTCTGTGAAATGTGCCCCCTGTGTTTGCTCAGGATGACTGGGACATCTACAGCTTTCACTTCAACTCCACAGTGACCAGTCGTTATGCCACCACTGTCATCACAAGCCGTGTGGCCAATCGTATGAACGAGTCAAAGGAAATTGAATTCCATGTTCGGATTCCCAAGAATGCCTTCATCAGTAAATTTCGAATGTGTGTGAAGTTAAAAGGATCTGTAACCATCCAGAGACATTTGCAAATAAAGAATTCTACACTAAAGAACAAAGTACAGGATACTCAGTAGTGTGTATTCACACAAGATCTTTTCTTGGTCCTCTTCAGGTTTATTGATGGCCAGGTTTATGATGGTGTTGTGAAAGCTAAGGAGCAAGCTCAGCAGCAGTACACTGAAGCTGTGTCCCGTGGTGAAAGTGCTGGACTTGTCAGGTATTAACTAAATGATTAACTTATACATATTGTACAAATACACTGAGTGCTCTTTTGgataaaaaagaagcaaaattgTCACGGCCGAGGCCGCCTCAAAAGTGAAAGGACTCAAATGCTGGACGCCGAACAGCACGTAAGTAGTTTTAGAGACGACGTTTATTTACTCAGTAAGTGTTCATAAACTGGAAAGTGAGGTTAACAAGTGCGAAGTGCCACAACTGAATCAAAGGGGTCAATCTGGTCTTGGTCAGTGGAAACAGCCGTTCCAGGGATTGGGCTGGAGGGAGAGTCACACACTGGGTCCAGGGAAAGGGTCAGAGTCACTGTAAATAGAGTACAGACGTTCAGGTATGGTTCAGGAGAAATATGGATAAGCTGTTTGTTCTGAATCTTCCTTCGTACTGCGTACTTGCCGCGGGTGGTCGGTGGTGACGTGCAGGGGTGAGTGGTCCGGGTGTGTGGTCCGAAATTCCTGGCGTAgaggcagggaggcaggcaggtggtTCGGGTGAACAGCCCATGGGACTGTCAGGTGGTCCAGCGTCTGGGTTGGAGCTCTTCGGCAGAGATTAGTGTTTGGCAGCTTGGTGTGGTAGGGTTAGCTGAGAAGTCCCCGGCTAAATTACCCACAGGTGTGAGCAATCAGCAGAACACTGAGGCCCCTCCCAGGGGTGGAGATGCCGGCTCGGAGGGAGACACAGTGGCAcacacccggaccatgacacaaAATAcccccaaaaggttgattctgttcatttggacgtagcattttcagtgggagaaatattTCGTCACTTATCcgcaatcttataaacagtacatttgcacaataaaactagcccactgaatgaacaatgggctgtgaggtcagttccttgatcattaatatgcaaattgtcatgaccattgatccacaaccactgatcaaggcccatgagtaccattcacagagagttgggaaatggctgcaatcacagcattgtaagatggcgaaagatgtacccttaggccctcgcctcaattcagagatggtctttcccttttcacgtgaatggcctccttgactcctcgCTCAAACCAGCTTTTCTCCTTGTCCAGAATTTTTACATCCTCACCTTCTGCTTTGTGCCATTCGCTTCGCCAGAAGTTGTTtagtttccccgatgtataaatcatgGCAATCCTCATGGCACTTAGCAGTGTACACTATAATCActaggtttgactctcatcatccactggagcacaaactgggtgttATCGGgatgctacaacacagagcaaacacTATCCCCACAGATACAGCagccagggaagcagaagagcatcacatcaagaaggccctgagtaaatgtggctatcccagctggacatttgctaaagctgggaaggcgcctaaagaaagctccagctgatccaggagagaaggacaactgctGCCTAAGTGAAAACCGTTGGTGATCCCGtgtgtgtcaggagtatcagaatagttaaaacacattttttctaaacatccCATctttgtggcttttaaaccccaaagcacgctgcaccaaaaattggtccaccccaaggatcaaGTTCCCTGGGGGGCTAAGGTtacatcttttgccatcttacaatggtgtaattgcagccattccccaactctctgtgaatggtactcatggccattgatcagtggtctttgatccatggactttgatcagtggttgttaatcaatggtcatgacaatttaatattaatgatcaaggaactgtcATTCAAAATTAGCTTGTTCTGTTCtggtttctcttctttcttttttttctaaaataatgTTAATTGTGAATAGGAAAACATAATTTGAGTTAATCTTATTCCCTTTTCAAGTTCAAACTACAGCCATAATTACAATTTAGTAAAATGATTATTGTTTCTGCTTTAGTTCTGTAGGGAGGACACTGGAGGAATTTAAGACCTCTGTAACTGTGGCTGCTCACAAAAAGGTCACTTTTGAACTCACATATGAGGAACTGATGAAACGCACACATGGCAAATACGAGCTGCAAATTCATGCTCGACCCATGCAGCCTGTCAGAGACTTCAAGGTGACTGTCTTTTTGGTATCTATTAGTGGAAAATGCTGAGATAACAGCACACATGATGAgatcttttattttactttattgtatttattaccAGGTGGATGTGTACATTCACGAAGAAGCCGGCATCAGTTTCATCGATGTGAAAGGAGGCCTGAGCACCAACGCCCTCGCTAATGCCATCACCAAAACACATGCAGATAAACAGGTACTGAAATCTTTTTGTTGTAGAACAGTAAAACAATTATCAGCTTTCTAATAGACAGTGTGAGGTACTAACAGATCATTATTAATTTGCAGTAAGACGCAGCTTAATCTCAGAGTGTAAAATGTATGATTATAAAATGATCAAAATGCACAAATAACCATTACGGTAATGATGATATTTCTTCCAAAATTATAGCTCATTTCTCATCATTGTACAGAAGAATTGGGTTGAAAGCAGGGGTATTCAGCTAACATTTCTTTAAGCAAAGATCCGGATTATCATAATGTGAAATTATTTCGTTTGCGATTTAAGACTGTCAAATCAAATGAAATCAGTACAATTGCAAAACCTTTTGACaaataatttgaaaaataattCCAAAATGATTATTGGTCACACAGCATAGAACTGAACATTGCTTAAAATTCTCATACACCTGTGGAGGTGCACACTGATGATTAGTTTGATTATGTTCACTTTGGACAAAACTGCCTTGCTTTTGTGTGTGGAGCCAAACATTGTCAGGATACATAAGGCTACTTTCCTTAAACCTGAAAAAGTTGTCCCAGGAACCATTTGAATCCAGAGAGTGGAAAGATCAGTTCTTACAAACTGCTCTTTCAGGCAGTTTATAATTGCCTAAAGCGCAGGTAAAACTGCATGTGTTGTATCTTTTCTTCTTATACTATCCTTTCAACTTACTACATCTCAACTATTGGCACTGTAGAGACCAGTGTTTATCACCTGGAATCCACAGAGTTGATTGGCTGAGTAGTAATGGGATGGCTAAACTCACATCCAATGCTTTTTCAAAACCTGGACCGTGGTCCACCTGTTAATGACATCTGGTTTAATGTTTTAATCCTTGAATACATTCTCATTCCATTTTCTTCTAAAGGTTGGGCTTCTCCAACACTCTTTGTATGTAAAGTCATGTTGCGTTAATTTGAGACAAATTAGTAATTCTGACAATGTTTCATTTAGGATTTTTAACAATACAAATATCAGcccaaaaaggaaaacagaaaataaaatcactGACATCTCTCTCTACCAAGTTCCTAAACTCTGATTCACTCTGTTTCCAGGCGTGGGTGTATTTCTATCCAACAGTCGACCAACAGAAAATGTGTGACAGCTGTGGAGATCAGGGTATGAATGGAGATTTGGTTATTGTTTATGACGTTAACAGGGATAATGGACTGGGACACATCAAGGTAAACCCTGGTCTTTTAGCAACACAAACCGTATGACTTGGGCTAAAAAGCTTCTTGAATAATCCTATAACCaatcaagttttgttttttgtttttttttcataacgCCGCCTTAGAAATCTGACGGGTACTTTGTTCATCATTTTGCACCATCTGATCTTCCACGGATACCAAAAAATGTCGTCTTTGTTATTGATCAAAGTGGCTCAATGGAGGGGAGAAAAATTGAGCAGGTAAAGTATTTGAAGGGTCAGTTTCTGAtatgattttacatttttaatgaaaagaaaaacaatatgtAGCCATGAATTATGTTTTCTTAACCAGACTAGGACCGCATTAATCCACATTCTGAATGATCTGGCAGAAGATGATCACTTTGGTCTGATCACTTTTGATGACAGAATTTCTTACTGGAAGCGAGAACTCGTTCAGGCCAACAGCAAAAACCTGGAAAGTGCCAAAAACTTTGCACGCAATATTCAAGACAGAGGATGTGAGAAGTTGCAGTAAATACACATTTTGGAATATCAACAGTTGGGAGGAGAATAGCAGTACTGAAAatgcat of Maylandia zebra isolate NMK-2024a linkage group LG5, Mzebra_GT3a, whole genome shotgun sequence contains these proteins:
- the LOC143418629 gene encoding uncharacterized protein LOC143418629; this encodes MLAGKAYMERHNQVAGIVYRNICAEYNLEVPRSKWEMPPRVVENDRAKILWDFQIQTDKMVVANQPDIVVVDKQKKTAVVIDVAVPNDSNIRKKEHEKLEKYQGLREELERMWRVKVTVVPVVIGALGAVTPKLGEWLQQIPGITSEISVQKSAVLGTAKILRRTLKLPGLW